One window of Rhizobium leguminosarum genomic DNA carries:
- the ung gene encoding uracil-DNA glycosylase, with product MSDTSVSLEESWKAALAAEFSSPYMQQLKSFLVTQKQVGKRIFPRGSEYFRALDLTPISNVKVVILGQDPYHGLGQAHGLCFSVRPGVRIPPSLVNIYKEMQTDLGIAPARHGFLEHWARQGVLLLNSVLTVEEGQAAAHQGKGWERFTDAVIRKVNDECESVVFMLWGSYAQRKAAFVDTTRHLVLRAPHPSPLSAHNGFFGCGHFSKANDFLRSRGREPIDWQLPVDPRDTEL from the coding sequence ATGAGCGATACATCAGTCAGTCTCGAAGAGAGCTGGAAGGCCGCCTTGGCGGCGGAGTTCTCGAGCCCCTATATGCAGCAACTCAAATCCTTTCTTGTGACGCAAAAGCAAGTCGGTAAGCGGATTTTCCCCCGCGGCAGCGAATATTTCCGCGCCCTCGACCTGACGCCGATCTCCAACGTCAAGGTCGTCATTCTCGGCCAGGACCCCTATCACGGGCTGGGGCAAGCCCACGGGCTGTGTTTCAGCGTGCGGCCGGGCGTGCGAATCCCGCCCTCCCTCGTCAATATTTATAAGGAGATGCAGACGGATCTTGGCATAGCGCCGGCGCGTCACGGTTTTCTCGAACATTGGGCAAGACAGGGCGTGCTGCTGCTGAACAGCGTGCTGACCGTCGAGGAAGGGCAGGCGGCCGCCCATCAGGGCAAGGGGTGGGAGCGCTTCACCGACGCGGTCATCCGCAAAGTCAACGACGAGTGCGAATCCGTCGTCTTCATGCTCTGGGGCTCCTATGCCCAGCGCAAGGCGGCCTTTGTCGATACAACACGGCATCTCGTGCTCAGGGCGCCGCATCCCTCGCCGCTTTCGGCTCATAACGGTTTTTTCGGTTGTGGGCATTTTTCAAAGGCGAACGACTTCCTGCGATCGCGCGGACGCGAGCCGATCGACTGGCAATTGCCGGTCGATCCCCGCGACACAGAACTGTGA
- a CDS encoding sugar transporter has translation MARSGVYRKLAYSGIFVAMFAGMTSSAFAAACLGPANLTSADVNGFTASPAALLDMSDPLVLSSRVRALVGSSNDALSPVIEQAKKANAAQMAAIGSGLGRAANSCQVTDPQFKLAIEKAVADAASADPNLAPLLAAFAKVLAEGGTAALGPGGSASAASSIGNTGSIGQTGPGSDDGTPFDGAATTAGSLVSNAGDGDSSSSTSTSTRIFLTANGGGQSSSDTTGSTSPSTPVIQ, from the coding sequence ATGGCAAGGTCAGGTGTTTATCGTAAGCTTGCGTATAGCGGAATTTTCGTTGCGATGTTTGCCGGCATGACTTCGAGCGCCTTTGCGGCAGCTTGCCTGGGTCCGGCAAATCTGACTTCGGCTGATGTCAATGGTTTTACGGCTAGCCCCGCCGCTCTGCTCGACATGTCCGATCCGTTGGTTCTGTCATCGCGCGTTCGCGCATTGGTCGGCAGCAGCAACGACGCTCTGTCGCCGGTAATCGAGCAGGCCAAGAAGGCCAATGCCGCACAGATGGCGGCGATCGGCTCCGGTCTCGGGCGGGCGGCAAACAGCTGCCAGGTGACGGACCCACAATTCAAGCTGGCGATCGAAAAGGCTGTCGCCGATGCGGCCAGCGCCGATCCCAACCTTGCGCCGTTGCTCGCCGCCTTTGCGAAGGTCCTCGCCGAAGGCGGAACCGCGGCGCTCGGCCCGGGTGGAAGTGCGTCTGCCGCATCCAGCATCGGCAACACGGGGTCGATTGGCCAGACAGGTCCTGGATCGGACGATGGCACGCCCTTCGACGGCGCCGCGACGACTGCCGGTTCGCTGGTTTCGAACGCCGGCGACGGAGATAGCTCGTCCTCGACCTCGACGAGCACGAGGATATTCCTCACTGCCAATGGGGGAGGGCAGTCGTCCTCCGACACGACGGGATCGACCAGTCCGAGCACGCCCGTCATACAATAG
- a CDS encoding KTSC domain-containing protein, whose translation METAVDSKLIEAITYDEDSRHLRVYLTNGQRREYEGVPKGVVVGLTMAESPGNFYMTAIRGKYPPRP comes from the coding sequence GTGGAAACTGCGGTTGATTCGAAACTTATCGAGGCGATCACCTACGACGAAGACAGCCGGCATCTAAGGGTCTATCTGACAAACGGTCAGAGGCGAGAATATGAAGGCGTCCCCAAGGGCGTCGTCGTCGGCTTGACGATGGCGGAATCCCCGGGAAATTTTTATATGACGGCAATCAGGGGCAAATATCCTCCCCGCCCCTAA
- a CDS encoding UDP-glucose dehydrogenase family protein: protein MRITMIGSGYVGLVSGVCFADFGHDVICVDKDLSKIEALRDGRIPIFEPGLEQLVAENTSTGRLSFSTDVGESVRSADVVFIAVGTPSRRGDGHADLSYVYAAAREIATYVEGFTVIVTKSTVPVGTGDEVERIMRETNPAADVAVVSNPEFLREGAAIEDFKRPDRIVIGLNDDRARETMTEVYRPLYLNQAPLVFTTRRTSELIKYAANAFLAMKITFINEIADLCERVDANVQDVSRGIGLDGRIGAKFLHAGPGYGGSCFPKDTLALAKTAQDYDAPVRLIETTISINDNRKRAMGRKVISAVGGDIRGKKIAILGLTFKPNTDDMRDSPAIAVIQTLQDAGAQVVGYDPEGMENARKVIENIEYASGPYEAAAGADALVIVTEWNQFRALDFNRLKQSMRAPVLVDLRNIYRSDEVRKHGFTYTGIGTNLYQELTNS from the coding sequence ATGCGCATCACGATGATTGGATCAGGCTATGTCGGCCTCGTTTCAGGCGTTTGCTTTGCGGATTTCGGCCACGACGTCATCTGCGTCGACAAGGATCTGAGTAAGATCGAAGCCCTTCGCGACGGCCGCATTCCGATCTTCGAGCCGGGTCTGGAGCAATTGGTCGCCGAAAATACCAGCACTGGCCGCCTGTCGTTTTCGACGGATGTCGGCGAAAGCGTCCGTAGCGCCGATGTCGTGTTTATCGCGGTCGGCACGCCATCGCGGCGCGGCGACGGCCACGCGGATCTCTCCTATGTCTATGCCGCTGCGCGCGAAATAGCGACCTATGTGGAAGGCTTCACCGTTATCGTCACCAAGTCGACGGTGCCGGTAGGCACCGGCGACGAAGTCGAGCGCATCATGCGCGAAACCAATCCTGCGGCGGATGTCGCCGTCGTTTCCAATCCGGAATTCCTGCGCGAAGGTGCGGCGATCGAGGATTTCAAGCGTCCCGACCGTATCGTCATCGGGCTGAACGACGACCGGGCGCGCGAAACCATGACCGAGGTCTATCGGCCGCTTTACCTCAACCAGGCACCCCTGGTCTTCACCACCCGCCGCACGTCGGAACTGATCAAATATGCGGCCAATGCATTCCTCGCGATGAAGATTACCTTCATCAACGAGATTGCTGATCTCTGCGAGCGGGTCGACGCAAACGTCCAGGACGTTTCGCGCGGCATCGGTCTCGATGGCCGTATCGGCGCCAAGTTCCTGCATGCCGGTCCGGGTTACGGCGGTTCGTGCTTCCCCAAGGATACGCTAGCCCTTGCCAAGACCGCACAGGATTACGATGCGCCGGTCCGTCTCATCGAGACGACGATTTCGATCAACGACAATCGCAAGCGGGCGATGGGCCGCAAGGTCATTTCGGCCGTCGGCGGCGACATTCGCGGCAAGAAGATCGCCATCCTCGGCCTGACCTTCAAGCCGAACACCGACGACATGCGCGACAGCCCGGCGATTGCCGTCATCCAGACCCTGCAGGACGCCGGCGCCCAGGTGGTCGGCTACGATCCCGAGGGCATGGAGAACGCCCGCAAGGTGATCGAGAACATCGAATATGCGAGCGGTCCCTATGAAGCGGCCGCTGGTGCGGATGCGCTCGTCATCGTCACCGAATGGAACCAGTTCCGCGCGCTCGATTTCAATCGCCTGAAGCAGTCGATGCGCGCCCCGGTCCTGGTCGACCTGCGCAATATCTACCGCAGCGACGAGGTCCGCAAACACGGGTTTACCTATACCGGCATCGGCACCAATCTTTATCAGGAACTGACAAACAGCTGA
- a CDS encoding IS5 family transposase has product MAWTETTRQQYVRRTSRYASDVTDREWEFIAPFMPAPRRLGRPRKTDLREVLNALLYIASTGCQWRMLPKDFPPCSTVQRYFYEWRAMGLWPRINHHLVMEARELDGKEASPTAGAIDSQSVKTTESGGIRGFDAGKKIKGRKRHIIVDTLGLMVGLMVHSADIQDRDGAPDLLKSIRNRWPWLLHVFADGGYAGDKLKKRLQKIGKWTLEIIKRTDKAKGFEILPRRWVVERTFAWLGRCRRLAKDFETSIASAEAWITIAHIRMLTRRLARYGYR; this is encoded by the coding sequence ATGGCCTGGACTGAAACCACCCGACAGCAATATGTCCGTCGGACGAGCCGATATGCAAGCGATGTTACCGATCGCGAATGGGAATTTATTGCGCCGTTCATGCCCGCGCCACGGCGCCTGGGCCGGCCACGCAAGACCGATCTGCGCGAGGTTTTAAACGCCCTTCTCTATATCGCTTCGACAGGCTGCCAGTGGCGGATGCTGCCGAAGGACTTTCCGCCCTGTTCAACGGTGCAGCGGTATTTCTATGAATGGCGGGCAATGGGTCTTTGGCCACGGATCAACCACCACCTCGTCATGGAGGCACGGGAGCTGGACGGGAAGGAAGCTTCACCGACGGCTGGCGCCATCGACAGCCAAAGCGTCAAAACTACTGAAAGCGGCGGTATTCGGGGCTTTGATGCGGGTAAGAAGATCAAGGGCCGCAAGCGCCACATCATTGTTGATACGCTCGGGCTGATGGTCGGCCTCATGGTGCACAGCGCTGATATCCAGGACCGCGACGGCGCTCCCGATCTCCTGAAATCTATCCGCAACCGATGGCCGTGGCTCCTTCATGTCTTCGCCGATGGCGGCTATGCGGGCGACAAGCTGAAAAAGCGGCTGCAGAAAATAGGAAAATGGACACTCGAAATTATCAAGCGTACCGACAAGGCCAAGGGTTTCGAAATCCTGCCGCGCCGCTGGGTCGTCGAGAGGACGTTCGCCTGGCTGGGACGATGCAGAAGATTGGCCAAGGACTTCGAGACATCCATCGCTTCAGCAGAAGCCTGGATAACCATCGCTCACATCCGAATGCTCACCAGGCGGCTGGCAAGATACGGATATCGTTGA
- a CDS encoding polysaccharide biosynthesis/export family protein — MGCSRIGSTRVAIVVALTTILASCTSLPRSGPDHKDVDRDAAVKVTTKERRVGIDYALIDLSKNVLPYFTSPQPTSFKGFGGGRGGAPEIPLGYGDVVQVAIFEAQSGGLFIPSDAGSRPGNYISLPEQTIDRNGTITIPYAGRVPAAGRLKETVEQDVEDRLASRAIEPQVVITTTTNRSSQVAVLGDVNNPQRITISPAGERVLDVISAAGGLTTNNIETNVTLQRRGKTATVAYNTLLKNPVENIYVAPNDTVSIDHERRTYLTLGAAGVSGRFDFEESNLTLGEAIAKAGGLRDDRADPAQVLLYRLVPKKTVQSMNVDTTRFAGETVPVIVRANLRDPATLFAAQQFKMEDKDIIYISNSDSVELVKFLDIVNSVSSTVSGVSDDARDTRNAVQDLGN; from the coding sequence ATGGGTTGTTCTCGTATCGGTAGTACACGCGTCGCCATTGTTGTAGCGCTAACGACTATATTGGCAAGCTGCACATCGTTGCCAAGATCCGGTCCCGATCACAAAGATGTTGATCGAGATGCGGCAGTGAAAGTGACAACGAAGGAGCGTCGCGTCGGCATCGACTACGCTCTGATTGATCTCAGCAAGAACGTTCTGCCCTATTTTACCTCTCCCCAGCCGACGTCCTTCAAAGGATTTGGCGGTGGTCGCGGCGGGGCGCCTGAAATTCCGCTTGGTTATGGCGACGTCGTTCAGGTTGCCATCTTCGAAGCTCAGTCCGGTGGGTTGTTCATTCCTTCGGACGCCGGAAGCCGACCCGGCAATTACATTTCCCTGCCAGAGCAGACCATCGATAGAAACGGGACGATTACGATTCCCTATGCTGGTCGCGTTCCGGCCGCCGGTCGCCTGAAGGAGACCGTGGAGCAGGACGTGGAAGATCGGCTGGCAAGCCGTGCGATCGAGCCGCAGGTGGTTATCACGACAACGACCAACCGCTCCAGTCAGGTGGCCGTGCTCGGTGACGTCAACAATCCTCAACGCATCACGATCAGCCCGGCCGGTGAGCGCGTTCTCGATGTCATTTCCGCCGCCGGCGGTTTGACGACCAACAATATCGAAACGAATGTTACGCTGCAGCGTCGCGGCAAGACGGCAACCGTCGCCTACAATACGCTGTTGAAGAATCCGGTGGAGAATATCTATGTCGCGCCGAATGATACGGTCTCGATCGATCATGAGCGCCGCACCTATCTCACGCTCGGCGCCGCAGGCGTCAGCGGCCGCTTTGATTTCGAAGAGTCTAACCTGACCCTCGGAGAAGCAATCGCCAAGGCGGGCGGACTGCGCGACGACCGCGCCGATCCGGCTCAGGTCCTGCTCTATCGCTTGGTCCCGAAGAAAACGGTTCAGTCGATGAACGTCGACACGACTAGATTTGCGGGTGAGACGGTTCCGGTGATCGTCCGCGCGAATCTGCGCGATCCGGCGACCTTGTTTGCCGCTCAGCAATTCAAGATGGAAGACAAGGATATTATCTATATTTCCAATTCGGACTCTGTTGAACTGGTCAAGTTCCTTGACATCGTAAACTCGGTATCGTCCACTGTTTCCGGCGTGTCCGATGACGCGCGTGATACCCGCAACGCGGTCCAGGATCTCGGAAATTGA
- a CDS encoding O-antigen ligase family protein yields MLSNLINRQVLREALLFAFIGLVILTLIPFGSVTPFPFAFAAIGMFTLGAISALLFGEPRQSRWVFSIALLMLVVVTGWTFIQTIELPSNWLANPAWSAARDLAGVEYAAISVEPADTLASILLVGLPFVTFLTGLLLCDTDQRARKVLALLGLSAGIIAVFGLLQFSLFPNILIVVEKHAYLDSLTAVFVNRNTAATFLGLGTLLMLTLVRDIARSYSNHPPGEPGRNTLLLKSWIYILLLCACFTALMLTRSRAGIFATFIAALIYFPWLVMNWNGSRRYRKPAPGWRSMLRFLSAIVFVVVLLTVFAGQAILRAQERRLEDDDRFCILPGIWRAISDHWLTGTGLGTFRTVFPAYRDPACGIFGTFDRAHNFYLEGFLGLGILFPIAVILAFSVLARVFWHGLAQRRRLRHYVLLGLTATVLVALHAAVDFSLQIPGFAVFYSAFLSAVVAISLGRSNAEADRAYERSLTN; encoded by the coding sequence ATGTTATCCAACCTCATCAACAGGCAGGTCTTGCGAGAGGCTCTTCTCTTCGCGTTTATCGGCCTCGTTATACTGACGCTCATTCCGTTCGGGAGCGTCACGCCCTTTCCCTTCGCCTTTGCTGCGATCGGAATGTTTACCCTCGGCGCCATTTCGGCACTGCTGTTCGGAGAGCCAAGACAAAGCAGGTGGGTTTTCAGTATCGCTCTGTTGATGCTCGTGGTGGTGACAGGCTGGACGTTCATCCAGACCATCGAACTGCCCTCCAACTGGCTGGCAAACCCGGCTTGGAGTGCTGCGCGTGACCTGGCAGGTGTCGAGTACGCGGCAATCTCGGTCGAACCGGCCGACACGCTGGCGTCGATCCTCTTGGTGGGGCTGCCCTTCGTCACGTTCCTGACTGGGCTTCTCTTATGCGATACCGATCAGCGCGCGAGGAAAGTGCTGGCCCTCCTCGGGCTTTCAGCTGGCATCATCGCTGTGTTCGGCCTGCTGCAGTTTTCACTGTTTCCCAACATCCTGATCGTCGTGGAGAAGCACGCCTACCTCGACAGCCTGACCGCAGTCTTCGTCAACCGCAATACCGCGGCGACCTTCCTCGGGCTTGGAACGCTGCTGATGCTGACCCTGGTCAGAGACATCGCCCGTTCCTATTCGAACCATCCGCCCGGCGAGCCGGGCCGAAACACTCTTCTGTTGAAATCGTGGATCTACATCCTGCTGTTGTGCGCATGCTTCACCGCGTTGATGCTGACGCGCTCGCGCGCCGGCATATTCGCGACCTTTATTGCCGCTCTCATTTATTTTCCGTGGCTGGTCATGAATTGGAACGGCTCGCGGCGTTATCGAAAGCCGGCGCCGGGATGGCGTTCGATGCTGAGGTTCCTCTCGGCGATCGTTTTCGTCGTCGTGCTGCTGACGGTGTTTGCAGGTCAGGCGATTTTGCGCGCACAAGAGCGGCGGCTTGAGGATGATGATCGGTTCTGCATCCTGCCGGGCATATGGCGTGCCATTTCGGATCATTGGTTGACCGGGACCGGTCTCGGGACCTTCCGGACCGTATTTCCTGCCTACCGCGATCCCGCCTGCGGGATTTTTGGGACCTTCGACCGGGCGCATAATTTCTATCTCGAAGGATTTCTGGGTCTCGGGATATTGTTCCCGATTGCCGTGATCCTTGCCTTCTCGGTGCTTGCCAGGGTGTTCTGGCACGGGCTCGCCCAAAGGCGGCGTCTCAGGCATTATGTTCTTCTTGGCCTGACCGCGACGGTGCTGGTCGCCCTTCACGCGGCAGTCGATTTCTCGCTGCAAATACCGGGTTTTGCCGTGTTTTATTCCGCCTTCCTCAGTGCGGTTGTCGCGATAAGTCTCGGGCGCAGCAACGCAGAAGCGGACAGGGCATATGAGCGGTCGCTTACCAATTAA
- a CDS encoding transglutaminase-like cysteine peptidase translates to MKKTFVTLLALAFTAGNACSAFAAGPAGFARDLNGSSAVSYISEKGTIIPPFAQVLFCAQNPAECRDNNGLSVVALTDEQMLQLKNVNGSVNRTMIGRNDSRNELNGDVWKVNVRTGDCEDFALTKRSRLIAMGWSSRALRIATAFTPSGEGHAVLVVRTDKGDLVLDNRQSTIKNWRDTDLRWDKIQSGTDPYVWYRL, encoded by the coding sequence ATGAAGAAAACATTCGTTACACTTCTGGCGCTGGCCTTTACAGCAGGGAATGCCTGTTCGGCATTTGCCGCCGGTCCCGCAGGTTTCGCCCGCGACCTGAACGGCAGTTCGGCGGTCAGCTATATCTCTGAAAAAGGCACGATCATTCCGCCCTTCGCGCAGGTGTTGTTCTGTGCTCAGAACCCGGCCGAATGCCGCGACAACAACGGTCTTTCGGTCGTCGCGCTCACCGATGAGCAAATGCTGCAGTTGAAGAACGTGAACGGCTCCGTCAATCGTACGATGATCGGCCGGAACGATTCCCGTAACGAATTGAACGGCGACGTCTGGAAGGTGAATGTCCGCACCGGCGACTGCGAAGATTTCGCGCTCACCAAGCGCAGCCGGCTGATTGCGATGGGCTGGTCGTCGCGCGCTTTGCGGATCGCGACCGCATTTACACCCTCCGGTGAAGGGCATGCCGTCCTGGTGGTCAGGACCGACAAGGGCGACCTCGTGCTCGACAACAGGCAAAGCACCATCAAGAATTGGCGCGATACCGATTTGCGCTGGGACAAGATTCAATCGGGAACAGACCCCTATGTCTGGTATCGGCTGTGA
- a CDS encoding metallophosphoesterase yields MGYMFNYLGPWRRQIPILAGNRKGRARLTFAEGDFAAVYAMSDVHGCYNELVEAHRRIEADAARIAGPKLIVLLGDYVDRGPDSSAVLEFLSKTPPPGFQRFALCGNHDAELVKLYRKPARILEWLGFAGTETLHSYGIDIEHLLQSAAGSEMIARVIRNMIPERHIEFLESLPIMLRMGRVVFVHAGIKPGIDLKRQKDSDLMWIRQPFLDEGPQLPVLVIHGHTPARIPTFGPQRIGIDTAVSATGRLTVLTIKGTRVGIL; encoded by the coding sequence ATGGGTTACATGTTTAACTATCTCGGGCCGTGGCGACGACAGATACCGATATTGGCCGGTAACCGCAAAGGACGCGCTCGGCTGACGTTTGCCGAAGGCGACTTCGCTGCGGTCTATGCGATGAGCGACGTTCACGGATGTTATAACGAGCTTGTCGAGGCGCATCGCCGCATCGAGGCGGACGCCGCGCGCATTGCCGGGCCGAAACTTATCGTCTTGCTCGGCGATTATGTCGACCGCGGGCCTGATTCGAGCGCGGTGCTGGAGTTCCTGAGCAAAACCCCGCCGCCGGGATTTCAGCGTTTCGCTCTGTGCGGCAATCACGACGCGGAGCTGGTGAAGCTCTATCGCAAACCGGCGCGCATTCTTGAATGGCTGGGTTTTGCCGGGACGGAGACGCTGCATTCATACGGTATCGATATCGAGCATCTGCTGCAGTCGGCGGCCGGAAGCGAAATGATTGCCCGCGTCATTCGCAACATGATCCCCGAGCGGCACATCGAATTCCTGGAATCGCTGCCGATCATGCTGCGGATGGGAAGGGTGGTCTTCGTCCATGCCGGCATCAAACCGGGCATCGACCTCAAGAGGCAGAAGGACAGCGATCTGATGTGGATCCGCCAACCCTTCCTGGATGAAGGACCGCAGCTTCCCGTCCTCGTGATCCATGGGCATACCCCGGCGCGAATCCCGACATTCGGCCCGCAACGAATCGGTATCGACACCGCGGTTTCGGCGACGGGCCGGCTGACCGTGCTGACGATAAAAGGGACGCGGGTCGGGATCCTATAG
- a CDS encoding VOC family protein, producing MLDQIKGLHHVTSMAEDARTNNQFFTNALGLRRVKKTVNFDAPDVYHLYYGDETGAPGTVMTYFPFPKMAQGRPGTGEVGTTVFSVPQGSLGFWSDRFGTLNIGGLKAEESFGEKRLNFSGSDGDGFALVEVRDDARQAWTHGGISEDHAIRGFHSVAIRLRDEGATAELLKFMGYEVAEERDGVKRLIKPDGNGAHLIDLETMPNITRALPGAGSVHHVAFAVENREKQLEVRKALMDTGYQVTPVIDRDYFWAIYFRTPGGVLFEVATNEPGFDRDEDTAHLGEALKLPPQHAHLRALLEQHLQPLEA from the coding sequence ATGCTCGATCAGATCAAGGGTCTGCACCACGTCACGTCGATGGCGGAGGACGCCCGCACCAACAATCAGTTCTTCACCAATGCGCTTGGCCTGCGCCGCGTAAAGAAGACGGTGAACTTCGACGCGCCCGATGTCTATCATCTCTATTATGGTGATGAGACCGGTGCGCCCGGCACTGTCATGACCTATTTCCCGTTCCCGAAGATGGCGCAGGGCCGTCCCGGCACCGGGGAGGTCGGCACGACGGTGTTTTCCGTTCCGCAAGGCTCGCTCGGCTTCTGGAGCGATCGTTTCGGCACGTTGAATATCGGCGGGCTGAAGGCCGAGGAAAGTTTCGGCGAGAAGCGCTTGAATTTTTCCGGCTCCGACGGAGACGGCTTTGCGCTCGTCGAGGTCAGGGACGATGCCCGCCAGGCCTGGACACATGGCGGCATCAGCGAGGACCACGCCATTCGCGGCTTCCATTCCGTCGCCATACGCCTGCGGGATGAAGGCGCCACCGCCGAACTCCTGAAGTTCATGGGCTACGAGGTCGCCGAGGAACGGGACGGCGTCAAGCGGCTGATCAAGCCTGACGGCAACGGCGCGCACCTCATCGATCTCGAGACCATGCCGAATATTACCCGCGCGCTGCCCGGCGCCGGCTCCGTCCACCACGTCGCCTTCGCCGTCGAAAACCGCGAGAAGCAGCTCGAAGTGCGCAAGGCGCTGATGGACACCGGCTATCAGGTGACGCCGGTGATCGACCGCGATTATTTCTGGGCGATCTATTTCCGCACGCCGGGCGGCGTGCTGTTCGAGGTCGCGACAAATGAGCCGGGCTTTGACCGCGACGAGGATACGGCCCATCTCGGCGAAGCCCTGAAGCTGCCGCCGCAGCACGCTCATCTTCGCGCGCTGCTCGAGCAGCACCTGCAGCCGCTCGAAGCGTAA
- a CDS encoding alpha/beta hydrolase, translated as MTEAGYVHRLHAGAADKPILLVLHGTGGDENQFFEFGRRLLPEATVLSPRGDVSEHGAARFFRRTGEGVYDMADLSRATEKMAAYVRAFADEHQASQILGLGFSNGANILANVLIEKGIFDAAVLMHPLIPFQPEAQATLAGRKILVTAGQRDPIAPVPLTEALSEHLKDRGADVRTVWHPGGHEIAPLEINAVRDFFSGY; from the coding sequence ATGACCGAAGCGGGATATGTGCACCGGCTGCATGCCGGTGCCGCTGATAAACCCATCCTGCTGGTGCTGCACGGCACCGGCGGCGACGAGAACCAGTTCTTCGAATTCGGCCGGCGCCTGCTGCCCGAAGCCACGGTTCTCTCGCCGCGCGGCGACGTTTCCGAACATGGCGCGGCACGATTCTTCCGGCGCACCGGGGAGGGGGTCTACGACATGGCCGATCTTTCACGGGCGACGGAAAAGATGGCCGCCTATGTCAGGGCATTCGCTGATGAGCACCAGGCTTCCCAGATTCTCGGCTTGGGTTTTTCGAACGGCGCAAACATTCTTGCCAATGTGCTGATCGAGAAGGGTATCTTCGATGCCGCTGTTTTGATGCACCCGCTCATTCCGTTTCAGCCCGAAGCCCAGGCAACTCTTGCGGGGAGAAAGATCCTGGTGACGGCTGGCCAGCGGGATCCGATCGCTCCCGTCCCGTTGACCGAGGCGCTGTCGGAGCATCTGAAAGATCGCGGGGCTGATGTCAGGACGGTATGGCATCCCGGCGGCCATGAGATTGCGCCGCTCGAGATCAACGCAGTTCGCGATTTCTTCAGTGGCTATTGA